The proteins below are encoded in one region of Limnohabitans sp. 63ED37-2:
- a CDS encoding MarR family winged helix-turn-helix transcriptional regulator: MPRQPAPPRPLKTSGPEVTASGASVPQAPLEPQPAKARRARAPRAKPNALAVDTVDTSYLQTLMGYNARRAALSIIELFLERLAPYGLKPVDFSVMSTIGHNPGVTSRQLCATLNLLPPNLVGLIQSLESRGLIERKPHPHDGRAVGLHATPKGQALMAQAERTATELEIEKTAKLTPAQRKTLLALLQKIYL; encoded by the coding sequence ATGCCCCGTCAACCCGCCCCTCCACGACCGCTGAAAACCTCGGGCCCCGAAGTCACTGCGTCTGGCGCATCCGTGCCGCAAGCCCCGCTTGAACCTCAGCCCGCCAAGGCTCGGCGGGCGCGGGCGCCCCGCGCCAAGCCCAACGCCCTCGCGGTGGACACGGTGGACACGAGTTACTTGCAAACCCTGATGGGCTACAACGCCCGAAGAGCAGCACTGAGCATCATCGAGCTGTTTCTGGAGCGCCTGGCCCCTTATGGTTTGAAGCCCGTGGATTTCTCGGTGATGTCCACCATTGGCCACAACCCGGGCGTGACATCGCGCCAGCTGTGCGCCACGCTCAACCTCTTGCCCCCCAACTTGGTGGGCCTGATCCAGTCGCTGGAATCGCGCGGCTTGATCGAACGCAAACCGCACCCCCATGATGGGCGTGCCGTGGGTTTGCACGCCACCCCAAAAGGCCAAGCCCTGATGGCGCAAGCCGAACGCACGGCCACCGAGCTCGAAATCGAAAAAACCGCCAAGCTCACGCCAGCGCAGCGAAAAACGCTGCTGGCCTTGCTGCAAAAAATTTACCTTTGA